The Watersipora subatra chromosome 1, tzWatSuba1.1, whole genome shotgun sequence genome has a window encoding:
- the LOC137410631 gene encoding uncharacterized protein — MEGFRLFIVVIWLASAAALTSEEKAEFAADVELVENGDMYSFFSSGYPPHAIDNSVNPSEASVQNFTYNITINPDNTGNTVWCTSLGPVGFATNGVAIYNALTGETTDANVYEVFDDCKGHSSPDGAYHYHQFPVCVGDITVEDQFIGIALDGNPIYGPKASDQVNLLTSADLDACHGRFFNSEYRYHMTTDFPYVIGCYKAEPAASSPGGGPGGQRPPPGGNGPPTGRKKRQIDQQVTCTNTDGSGELCDCTSGVLTRCDTLTGGDTCESTSTQNAAGASTVEDGNSGSRLTAGCMAAATAILMMTMII; from the exons ATGGAGGGCTTTCGACTTTTCATCGTAGTTATTTGGTTAGCTAGTGCGGCTGCCTTGACAAGTGAAGAAAAGGCTGAATTTGCTGCTGACGTTGAG CTTGTAGAGAATGGAGACATGTACAGCTTCTTCTCTTCCGGATACCCTCCACACGCGATAGATAATTCCGTTAATCCCAGCGAGGCAAGCGTCCAGAACTTCACGTACAACATAACTATTAACCCTGACAACACAG GGAATACTGTCTGGTGCACGTCACTAGGCCCAGTAGGCTTCGCTACAAATGGTGTGGCCATCTACAACGCCTTGACCGGTGAAACCACAGATGCAAATGTGTATGAAGTGTTTGACGATTGTAAAGGCCACTCCAGTCCAGACGGAGCCTATCACTACCACCAGTTTCCAG TTTGTGTGGGAGACATCACTGTAGAGGATCAGTTCATTGGCATAGCACTGGATGGAAACCCAATCTATGGCCCGAAGGCGAGTGACCAGGTCAATCTATTGACCTCCGCAGACTTAGATGCTTGTCACGGCCGATTTTTTAACTCAGAATATCGCTACCACATGACAACAGACTTTCCATATGTGATTGGCTGCTATAAAG CGGAACCAGCAGCAAGTTCACCAGGTGGTGGCCCTGGAGGTCAACGACCACCTCCAGGTGGCAATGGACCTCCAACTGGCAGAAAGAAACGCCAGATTGACCAACAAGTCACGTGCACAAACACGGACG GATCTGGAGAGCTATGTGACTGCACAAGTGGTGTGCTAACCAGATGCGACACATTGACAGGAGGTGACACATGCGAATCGACTAGTACCCAGAATGCAGCTGGGGCAAGCACTGTTGAAGATGGAAACTCTGGCAGCCGACTGACAGCTGGCTGCATGGCTGCTGCTACAGCTATCTTGATGATGACGATGATAATATAA